gcaattccaggccccgagggccggtgtccctgcaggttttagatctcaccttgggtcaacacacctgaatcacatgattagttcgttaccaggcctctggagaacatcaggacgtgttgaggagataatttagccatttaaatcagctgtgttggttcaaggacacatggaaaacctgcagggacaccagcCCTCAGTGCCCACCCCtgccctatgagcaagcactttggtgacagtgggaagggaaaactcccttttaacaggaagaaacctccggcagaaccaggctcagggaggggcagtgtCAGGAAATCAATATCCTTAGTATTCTTATTTTcctattatattgttttatgtactttaataatgaaggcttgcagagcaaggccacctttgacTCACAAATAAGTGCTCAGCcacactgaaaaacaggaagttttagtgcacagaaagacacagaaaagaggaattTTCCATATAAGCAGTGTTTGaaactgtgtgacgtgtaaagtaccaaaataacacctatatgagacacagcttatgattctaatgttagagctcttgcaactggcgtttgagctgtgcaggggtctctctcttctggaagatgattgaataaaaagaaatatcaatgttttaacacactatgagtcggttttctctgttctgtcATGGGGAAAAAAGGATCGGGGTTCAGTAGCAGCCATCTGCCGTAaccggttggggagagagaaggagaacgGGACAAAGACGAGCGCAGGGAGAGCGAACGTCGCTCCGTGGTGTGAGGTGGATAAGCTCGGACAGTTAGGAAGGAATGGCGGGAGAAGAGATCAAAAGAAATTGCGAACAATGGAAATCTTAATAGATGAGTGAGGGGAACCCTCGATCGGGTAGTGACGTGGCTTGACTTTGAGCTGAAGCTCTGACAGAGAAGAATGCTGGATTATAGATTTGAGGTAGGGCTTGGCGGTTCGAAAGCTTGTGAGCTTGTCTTTGAGTAGAAGATTGAGAGGGTGTGTTTAGCTGGTTACTTACTTCAGATAGGTAGTGATAATGACTGAGCTGATTTCTGAATGaactagtgatgtgtcggtcgcgaacgaaatggctcttagagccggatctttgaagtgaacgacgtgagccggctccttattgggaaacgtgggttttttttctttttctcaccctctctcttgcactttttttccacttcacgtatgggctcaaaatgtggtcataaatattttgtacttgtaaatcaggatttgtatgtgtaaaaagaatttgtgtgtgtgtaaaaaagatttgtatgtgtaaaaaatcaaaggagtttgcaaagaaaaagcgtctggacttctttaagttgcttgaagacgtttcacctctcatccgagaagcttcttcagttctaaggtcaaatggccgagagtcccagatttaaactcagtgggagtatcccccccaaggagggacaaaggaccccctggtgatcctctaatcacatgcgcccaggtgtgaaagcgggtgtgggacctaatcagccagggtttcgggtgagcccattgtgaaacctggccccaccttgtcatgtgaattcctgaggtcagatggcccaggatgtgagtgggcgttaaggcgtctggggagggaactcacaactggattatagatggcagacagttggtgtcgtaaaccaccgcctctgttcaaagatggtcgctcacagtggacatagatggcctctttcactcctctttcaaaccatctgtcctctctgtccaatatgtgaacattggcatcctcgaaagagtgacctttatccttaagatgcagatggactgctgagtcttgtcctgtggaggtggctcttctatgttgtgccatgcgcttgtgaagtggctgtttggtctcgccaatgtagaggtctgggcattcctcgctgcactgtacagcatacaccacgttgttaagtctgtgttttggagttttgtctttcgggtgaaccagtttgtgtctgagtgtgttgctgggtctgaagtacactgggatgtcgtgcttggagaaaactctcctgagtttctctgatacaccggctacataggggataacaacgttgttgcgtctgtctttcttatcctccctcgctggtgtctgatcttcttttctgtgcctctttgctgactttatgaaggCCCAGTtcggataaccgcatgttttcagtgcttcctttacgtgtgtgtgttccttctttttccttcaggcttagagggaccATGTTCTGCCCgatggtgtagggtcctaattactccaagtttgtgttccagagggtgatgggagtcaaagaggaggtactggtccgtgtgtgtgggcttccggtaaacttcaatgttgaggttgccattctcttcaaggtgcacagcgcagtccaggaaaggcaagcagttgtcctttgtgtcttccctggtgaacttgatgtttttatccacggcgttaatgtgcgcagtgaaggattccacttcttgtgtcttgattttgacccaggtgtcatctacatatctgtaccagtggctgggtactctccctttaaaagagccaagagcctttctttccacttcctccatgtaaaggttggctacaataggtgacacgggggagcccatggcacagccatgtttttgtctgtagaagccttcgttgtatttgaagtatgttgtggtaaggcagaggtctaacagtgtgcagatctgatcgggtgtgaagttggctGCTACTGAACCCTGCTACTGAACCCCGATCAGatctgttaaatccagaattgaattcaaaatcctgctcctcacatacaaggtcttaaataatcaggccccatcttatcttaatgaccttgtagtaccatatcaccccattagagcacttcgttctcgctctgcaggcttacttgttgttcctagagtatttaaaagtagaatgggaggcagagccttcagttttcaggcccctcttctgcggaaccagcttccagtttggattcgggagacagacactatctctactttcaagattaggcttaaaactttcctttttgctaaagcatatagttagggctggaccaggtgaccctgaatcctcccttagttatgctgcaatagatgtaggctgccggggattcccatgatgcattgagtttttcctttccagtcacctttctcactcactatgtgttaatagacctctctgcatcgaatcatatctgttattaatctctgtctctcttccacagcatgtctttatcctgtttttcttctttcaccccaaccggtcgcagcagatggccccgctcctccctgagcctggttctgccggaggtttcttcctgttaaaagggagtttttccttcccactgtcgccaaagtgcttgctcatagggggtcatatgattgttgggtttttctctgtatttattattgtgctatctactgtacaatataaagtgccttgaggcgacttttgttgtgatttggcgctatataaataaaattgaattgaattgaattgaattgaattgaattgaaacctGGCAACTTGGTGCCAAGGTTTGCTGCAGAGTTTAGCAGATGAGAGGTTGGGAACCTGGCAACTCGGTGCCAAGGTTTGCTGCAGAATTTTGCGAAGGAGGGATTGGTGGCTGAGAACCTGGCAAATTGGTGCCGACGTTTGCTGCGGAGTTTAGCAGATGAGAGGTTGGGAACCTGGCAACTCGGTGCCGAAGCATACTGCATATCGCCACCAAGGGATGGATAACTGGCAACTCGgtgccttttttgtgtgtgtgtgttgtctttgCTGAGAAACTTTGAGTTCGGTGGTAGGAAGCTTGCTGCTTTTGCAAATGGCAGATAGGGAAGAACTGGGCATCCCAGTGCCAACTTGCTTAAGCATTTAGCGAAAAGAGGGATGGAAACATCACGACGATGGAGAACAGTAGAGAGTATGGAGCTAGCAACAGATTTCCAGCTTGCATTAAATGGTGTTAGTAGGAAGGAGCACAGAGCTGAGCTTCCCCCTGGTACTTGGCGCTGGCGGATGGGTAGAGGTACGAAGTACGCTGTATGTAGCTTTTGCTGTTGGAGCTGCGATTTGTTTGGAAGCGTGGGTTCGGCGCTGACGTCCGTTGGCTTTTCGGCTAACTCGCCCGGCCTGTGGCCTGTTTCGGAGCAACATGAGAGGAGCTGTGAGTTCTGCTGGCGGGCGACCTCGCTGGTTTTCGCTGAAGTGGCGGGCGGCTGGAGTTACTTCATGACTGGATTTAGCGGAGTTAAGACGAAAGGATGGCTGGACGTAGCAGACCGTATGTCGGGTGGCGAGAAAACTGCTAGGAGTTTGTCAGCATTCGGTTTTTTGGAAGCGCCGCCGTGATGTTCGGTGTGTTCCTGGGATTGCCGGAGGAAAAGCGATTGATGCAGAGCTTGAGTAGTTGTTCGTCTGACGCGCTGACGGATGAGAGGGCGATTGTAGCGAATGGAAGGGTGAGTAAAATTACGTTACTCCTGAGAGATAAGCTGTGTTTAAAGGTATTCGCCGAGAATGGACCCTGTTtgcacgtaaacgagaatgaacagcttgcagaactaggggaacctatatagatgacaaccggaagaagcgtgtttggaggcgtggtcccactcctgaaattccgatacataatctccaacaCATGGAAATGTTGCAGTGCTAAAAGTAACGCTAAGGTTTCTTTCTCAATTGCGCTGTAAATCATTTGATATTTATTGAGTTTCTTTGAAAAGTAGCACACTGGGTTTTCAACACTCATCCTCTTGCAGGAGTATAGCACGTCCTGCACTGGCATCGACTCTATTTTATAAGAACACACAAAATCAGAGCTAGATAGCACTGGGGCACTGCACAGAAGTGCTTTGCATGAATGAAATGCGTCCTGACATTCAAAGGTCCACACAAAAGGGCTGGCAGGACTTGACAAATCGGCCAAAGCAACAACCACAGTTGTGAAGGTCTTGCAGAAACCACAGTAGTAGCCACACATACCCAGATATTTTAGGCACACCATTTTAGGCATCCTGCGCCAAAGATATGGCGCAGGATGCCTAAAATGGTGTGAACCTTGGCCAAAAAATTGCAAAATAACTAACTAACTATACAAAATAACTAACTATACCAAATACAGTAACTAACCTTGATCTTACACACTGAAGAGTGTAAATTGTATTGTTacaaaatattgattttaaatgaaaggaaCACAGTTTACTTTTAGCCATTCCTATTGCTTGAACTGCAATATTAGAAGCAGGTACAAGCCAAGCTATGACCAAGGAAATACTCACAGTGCTTTTTCTCATGATGGTTGGATATTGTAGAGGTTTACATATAGCCGGATATCTGTCATAGGCCATGGCTGCCAAGAGAAAGAACTCAGAACAACCTAGAGAATAAATTatgaaaaactgaaagagaCATGCTGAATATGATatgatttgtttttcagataaaaagtcAATCAGGAGTTTGGGGTAAAtagttgtgctgtaaataacaACGTTCAGTAGCAATGCTGCAATAAAAATGTACATAGGTTCGTGGAGATTTTTATGAATCAAAATGAGGTATATAATAATAGAGTTACTGCAAGTTATTAGAATATATAATGTGAacataatacaaaaataaacatatttttatttgttaatttCCACATGCCCATCAAAAGTTATATAGGTAACATTTAATTCCATTCATCCATTGATGttttaaaaaactacaaaatgtttcattaaaCAAATTGCACAAGGTGTATAAATGGAAAATACTGAAAATTGCACCATCATGCAAACAGTGAGCAGTTACAGTCTGTGGAAGGTTTTTATCAGACAAATCAAGCCGAGCTGAACACTGGAGGTTCatctcacctttttcactctctTTTGCTTAGCACTGCAGAACACAAAATCTTTTTAGCTGAGGTATTAAATCTTACACAATGGACTGGATTGAACTGGATTAACTTGAGAAATTCGGAATTTAGGATGAATGCAAAGAGTGGCAGGTAACTTAAGTGCTGAAGCGCTAATCACAGAGTTGATTTCATAAGATCTGATGTAGGAGCAAGCTTGCGAGAGAAGGACTTTACAGGAATTTCTTTATCCATACCTTCTGATCCGGGGTGTCGACTGGAACGAGGGAGCGATGATGGTCTGCATATTTCTTATTCTGTTCAGTGGCCTCGAGCAAGGCCTCATCGCCAATCGAGGTTGATGGGTGATATCCTCAAACAGAGATAAACCTGAACTTATCTCAGGCTTATCTCTGTTCTGgcttctccagtctgcatgccaaatatccttgggcaagatactaactaTGGGCAGAactttgtgccatcagaaactggaTTTAAATAAGTTAAATTCAAattgcagtttagtgtcaggtGCTCCTTAAGCTTGGTAAAGGCTACTGATACTTCTGCGGACCAGACAAAGGGGACTCTACTGGAAGTGGGTGGTGTAAAGGGTGCAGTTACCTGGCTATAGTTGTAAATGAACCTATGGTAGAAACTAAGGAAGCCAAGGATGTACTGCAACAGTTGTCGACTAGGCTGGGAGTGGGCCACTGGGTCACATTCACTGGATCAggcttcactttttttttttttgcctgtcccatttggttctttagccgtcagaattgttgtctgaagaccatcaaggatacccaatggatttattttgccaaatggatcatcatggcattgccgtattggtccatttgatcaacctttgttgtcattatttattttattttattttcagttgttacagacgggacagacatgactgggggataggaaagcgagaaagaaagagaggaagaaaaagaaaaacagaagggaagagggacagtgagaaagggcacttacaaagagaaagaaaaaaaaatctcctggatcacctgttgagagaaaaagaatagaaaacaagcaaaaagaacaaagcaacatactaaattcaattcaattcaattcaattcaattcaatctttaTTGGCAGACTTCATGTCcataaaaacaagacagaaacacccccccccaacacaAGGTATAAaccattaaatatatatatatatatatatgtagataaataagtatataaagcatttgtaaaaatataaaaccataatatacaaaaaacacaattacttaaaataaatcaataaatacacaaacactttaacCAGTGCTTTCTCAGACTGGATGAGTAACGGGAACCACTCACTGTCGGATCTGTAAGTGCTAAAATTATACTGTTACTCGAACCATCCAGTCGTTCTCTAAAATTGTACATTAACTTtcttaaaagtgctttaaaagtcCAAACACCCACAGCTACAAACATCTGACTGGCACTACCACTTCTAGGTATCCTGCAAAGGATTCTCATCGCATCATTATATGCAACATGCAGCTTCTGCATGCTACATTGTTTGTAGGATGACCACAAGGGGGCAGTATATAGCGGTGTGCAATACGCTTTAAACAAAGCCACTTTAACTGGAAGtgaacaaaagctgaatttgcgTGCAATAGTATTTGCCTGCACATAGAGCTTACATCGTTGTCTGTatatgtcatcatcatcattcatttGCTCAGTAATAAAGTGACCGAGGTATTTCACCTTTTTATGAACTTCAAGACTTTTTTGGGCCAGTTTAAACAAAGGGAAATTTAGCTGTTTATCCTGCTTGGTTCTACATATCAAAACAGCACTTTTAGCAGCATTGTACTCTATGTCATATTGCACACCATATTCAGTACAGACATTAAGAAGATCCTGTAACCCAGCACTGCTTGGACTAAAAACAACCAGGTCATCTGCATACATAAGATGATTTATCAATGTTTTACCTAATATACACCCAGTGTTACAGGCTCTCAGCTGTATGGACAAATCATCAACatatagattaaataaaattggaGACAAAATCCCACCCTGTCTGACACCATTGCTGACACCAAAgggggcagaaatactacttcCCCATTTAACCTGCATGCTCTGATGAGCGTACCAGTAAGAGAGAATCCTCACGATGTATTGAGGAACTCCCCGTCTCTTCAATTTATCAAAAAGTTTTCTGTGGTTCACTCGATCAAAAGCCTTAGAGGCATCAATGAAACACATGAGGACAGATGAATTTTTAGCCCTATACAAACTGACTATTTCCTTGAGTGCATATATGCACATGTCAGTGCCGTGCTTTGGTTTGAAGCCAAACTGATTATCCAGAGAAGAGATGAACACACTAACTCTGTCAAACAAGATTCTTTCTAACACCTTAGATAAAATACTGCTAGTGCAATTGGCCTGTAATTATCCAAACAGCTCACTTTTGAAGCTTTGTCTTTCATAACTGGTACCAATAAAATACACAGCATTGAGTCTGGTAATATGCCATGAATCATAAACCCAGTGAAACAGAGTGCTAAAAGAGGAGCTAGCCTTAAACtagcatgttttaaatgttctgCAGTGATGTGATCCAAACCAGAGGATTTATTATCAGACAACTTATGAATGGCTTCATATACTTCATGTGTCCTTACACTTATTGTGTCATTACTCATGTCAAAATTGTCCTCATATGgataaacacaacacaacaccatcgcattaatctagctaagtgtaaacaacagtaaatactaaatattgaatgttgttgtgcagcacgcaggacagacagcgcacaatgtgcttt
This DNA window, taken from Oreochromis niloticus isolate F11D_XX linkage group LG16, O_niloticus_UMD_NMBU, whole genome shotgun sequence, encodes the following:
- the LOC112844162 gene encoding LOW QUALITY PROTEIN: putative olfactory receptor 13C6 (The sequence of the model RefSeq protein was modified relative to this genomic sequence to represent the inferred CDS: substituted 1 base at 1 genomic stop codon) → MELNVTYITFDGHVEINKXKYVYFCIMFTLYILITCSNSIIIYLILIHKNLHEPMYIFIAALLLNVVIYSTTIYPKLLIDFLSEKQIISYSACLFQFFIIYSLGCSEFFLLAAMAYDRYPAICKPLQYPTIMRKSTVSISLVIAWLVPASNIAVQAIGMAKSKLCSFHLKSIFCNNTIYTLQCVRSRVDASAGRAILLQEDEC